The Coffea arabica cultivar ET-39 chromosome 1e, Coffea Arabica ET-39 HiFi, whole genome shotgun sequence genome has a window encoding:
- the LOC113691464 gene encoding uncharacterized protein, with the protein MVAPGASGCEVKLRWLFKGQSWESGGGGLFRDSDGRVLVAFSCYFGEMTSLQAEVKALLHGVRLGVARGLANFHVESDSLVLIQMLQGRAKWPWVVQRELQELAGYSHLYTEISHCFLEANKPADRLAKLGADFGESVVYDSVLDLPRMARGDVTLDRWASPSFRRGRIKG; encoded by the coding sequence ATGGTGGCGCCCGGTGCAAGCGGTTGTGAAGTTAAACTCAGATGGTTGTTCAAGGGGCAATCCTGGGAGAGTGGAGGGGGAGGTTTGTTTAGGGATAGCGATGGGAGGGTCCTGGTGGCATTCTCCTGTTACTTTGGGGAGATGACCAGCTTACAAGCAGAGGTGAAAGCGTTGCTTCATGGGGTACGGTTAGGTGTCGCACGAGGACTAGCCAATTTTCATGTGGAGTCTGACTCGTTAGTTCTTATCCAGATGTTGCAGGGGAGAGCCAAGTGGCCGTGGGTGGTGCAGAGGGAGTTACAAGAATTGGCGGGTTATAGTCATCTCTACACCGAGATATCACATTGCTTTTTAGAAGCGAATAAACCAGCGGATAGGCTTGCTAAGCTTGGGGCGGATTTTGGGGAGTCAGTAGTGTATGACTCCGTCCTTGACCTTCCCCGTATGGCTAGAGGAGATGTTACGTTGGATAGGTGGGCTAGTCCTAGTTTCCGTAGGGGTAGAATTAAAGGGTAG